A single region of the Halorussus gelatinilyticus genome encodes:
- a CDS encoding PepSY domain-containing protein produces the protein MRHRTLVSVGLALCLLVGGLSGAAGADTHATASQTTDALDRRTAETAASWQGGERTAAQQGGQVNLSVVEVSALEAVEIAQNRTDGKAVVVSLGSQNGTPVYNLSVLAENLSVSTVTVDATEGRVTSVERNVTVVDRQFLGGEAFDYAELRTVGDAVRLVQNETNGTVVNAGIKRGELVYGVGLRTQDGTRTQALVAATEGPLLGLRTTSATTPTATTNATTTTGGA, from the coding sequence ATGAGACACCGGACACTCGTATCGGTCGGTCTCGCTCTCTGTCTCCTCGTCGGGGGGCTGAGCGGGGCGGCCGGTGCGGACACGCACGCGACAGCATCGCAGACGACCGACGCACTCGACCGTCGGACCGCGGAAACCGCCGCGTCGTGGCAGGGCGGCGAGCGGACCGCGGCCCAGCAGGGCGGACAGGTCAACCTGAGCGTGGTCGAGGTCTCGGCGCTCGAAGCCGTGGAAATCGCCCAGAACCGAACCGACGGGAAGGCGGTCGTCGTGAGCCTCGGGTCGCAGAACGGGACGCCGGTCTACAACCTGTCGGTCCTCGCGGAGAACCTGAGCGTCTCGACGGTCACGGTCGATGCGACCGAGGGGCGAGTGACCTCGGTCGAGCGGAACGTCACGGTCGTCGATCGGCAGTTCCTCGGCGGCGAGGCGTTCGACTACGCCGAACTGCGGACGGTCGGCGACGCCGTCCGACTCGTCCAGAACGAGACGAACGGGACGGTCGTCAACGCGGGCATCAAGCGCGGCGAACTCGTCTACGGCGTCGGACTCCGGACGCAGGACGGGACCCGGACGCAGGCGCTCGTGGCGGCGACCGAGGGACCGCTCCTCGGTCTCCGGACGACCAGTGCGACCACCCCGACCGCCACGACCAACGCGACAACTACGACCGGCGGCGCTTAA